One stretch of Arachis duranensis cultivar V14167 chromosome 1, aradu.V14167.gnm2.J7QH, whole genome shotgun sequence DNA includes these proteins:
- the LOC107496902 gene encoding glyoxylase I 4, with the protein MASLLKAPSFVSPLQQKLNYASFSPMTTKIQSNSCHANVRNGRCHVPNMTIKAQMSVGGDVLDKESVATNKDENNYGVVSIHHVGILCENLERSLDFYQNILGLEINEARPHDKLPYRGAWLWVGSEMIHLMELPNPDPLTGRAEHGGRDRHTCIAIRDVLKLKAIFDKAGIPYTLSKSGRPAIFARDPDANALEFTQVEG; encoded by the exons ATGGCGTCCCTTCTTAAAGCACCTTCCTTTGTCTCTCCTCTGCAGCAAAAg TTGAATTATGCCAGCTTTTCACCCATGACCACTAAAATTCAATCCAACTCTTGTCATGCTAACGTGAGAAATGGGAGATGCCATGTTCCTAACATGACGATAAAAGCTCAGATGAGCGTTGGAGGAGATGTACTTGACAAAGAATCAGTTGCTACTAACAAAGACGAGAACA ATTATGGTGTTGTTAGCATTCACCATGTTGGAATTTTATGTGAAAACCTAGAAAGATCCCTTGACTTTTACCAAAACATTCTAG GCCTCGAAATAAATGAAGCAAGGCCACATGATAAGCTTCCATATAGGGGTGCTTGGTTGTGGGTAGGCTCTGAGATGATTCACTTGATGGAGCTTCCAAACCCTGACCCGTTAACTGGACGGGCAGAACATGGAGGGCGAGATCGTCACACGTGTATTGCAATCCGGGATGTTCTCAAGCTGAAAGCAATCTTTGATAAAGCTG gtaTTCCATACACACTTAGCAAATCCGGAAGACCGGCAATCTTTGCACGCGACCCTGATGCAAATGCTCTTGAGTTTACACAAGTTGAAGGCTGA
- the LOC107496886 gene encoding U-box domain-containing protein 34 isoform X1: MSSFAVAGAEMRSVAVAVSGSSGCARGSRRAVQWAAENLVPQADRFILVHVIPRVTSIPTPSGECVPISEADSDVLAAYVQDVKQKSEEIFVPFKELCKSSRMETLLLEDDNPADALLSFISESGIQILVMGPDSSNFITRKLKGPGISATVLRSAPDSCDVYLVARDKIMSKLADSSSFNSQESSSRYSVNSQENKGESGVGICREMSGINTPILKNFRFLSISDRSYIGLQTSSRRSSFDNSSSGDDFEAISLHSFDYVTSAQREQLAMQEEVDRLQLELQNTIAMYKQACEDLAHVRNKTLLLSSESLEEAKRVHASLENEQTLRKVAAEEKEKYLKVMKELEEAKNVLAKESYERQIAELDVLKESIEKKRIVDTLISHDKRYRIYTMDEIKEATNFFSEDLVIGEGGYGKVYKCTLDHTPVAVKVLHPDAINKKEEFLKEVEILSQLHHPNMVLLLGACPDTGCLVYEYMDNGSLEDYIFKRNEKQPLPWFTRFHIVFEMACGLSFLHNTKPEPIVHRDIKPGNILLDRNYVSKIADVGLAKLLSDVVPDNVTEYRESMLAGTLHYMDPEYQRTGTVRTKSDVYAFGLITLQLITSRHARGLILAAEDAVMKGSLGDILDKSAGDWPLNETLELAQIALKCVALRCRDRPDLDTEVLPQLERLSVVADAGARIGRRKSIHTPSQYYCPILQEIMDDPHVAADGFTYEYRAIKAWLSRHNVSPVTKHKLRNSMLIPNHTLRSAIQEWKSGVSSFD; this comes from the exons ATGTCAAGCTTCGCCGTCGCCGGTGCTGAAATGAGATCGGTTGCTGTCGCCGTCAGTGGAAGCTCCGGCTGCGCCAGGGGAAGCAGGCGAGCCGTGCAATGGGCGGCGGAGAATCTAGTGCCTCAAGCCGATAGGTTCATCTTAGTCCACGTCATCCCTAGAGTCACTTCAATTCCAACGCCAT CTGGAGAGTGTGTTCCGATTTCGGAAGCAGATTCGGATGTCTTAGCAGCTTATGTGCAGGATGTGAAGCAAAAATCTGAAGAAATCTTCGTTCCATTCAAAGAACTATGCAAATCAAGCAGG ATGGAAACCTTGCTACTAGAAGATGACAATCCTGCAGATGCACTTCTAAGCTTTATCTCTGAATCTGGCATCCAGATACTAGTGATGGGTCCTGACTCCTCAAATTTTATTACAAG AAAATTGAAAGGACCAGGGATATCAGCGACCGTTCTAAGAAGTGCTCCTGACAGCTGTGATGTATATCTTGTAGCTAGAGATAAAATTATGTCGAAGTTAGCTGATTCTTCATCTTTTAATTCTCAAG AGAGTAGTTCAAGGTATTCTGTGAATTCTCAAGAAAATAAAGGGGAAAGTGGTGTAGGGATTTGCAGAGAAATGTCCGGAATTAATACtccaattctaaaaaattttcgatttttatCGATATCAGACCGTAGTTATATTGGTCTACAAACATCCAGTCGCAGGAGCTCATTTGATAATTCTAGCAGTGGTGATGATTTTGAAGCTATTAGCCTCCACTCATTCGACTATGTAACTTCTGCGCAACGTGAACAG TTAGCAATGCAAGAAGAAGTGGATCGGCTACAGCTGGAGTTGCAGAATACTATTGCTATGTACAAACAAGCCTGTGAAGACCTAGCTCATGTTCGAAACAAG ACCCTTCTACTTTCTTCTGAATCTCTTGAAGAAGCTAAAAGAGTACATGCTTCCCTTGAAAACGAGCAGACTTTGAGAAAAGTTGCTGctgaagagaaagagaagtatTTAAAAGTTATGAAGGAACTTGAGGAGGCAAAAAACGTGCTTGCCAAAGAGTCGTATGAAAGACAGATTGCTGAACTTGATGTCCTTAAAGAATCCatagaaaaaaagagaatagtCGATACATTGATCTCACATGACAAGAGATACAGAATTTACACCATGGATGAAATCAAGGAAGCAACAAATTTCTTCTCTGAGGACTTGGTAATTGGTGAAGGAGGGTATGGGAAAGTTTACAAGTGCACTCTGGATCACACACCAGTAGCAGTAAAGGTTCTCCATCCAGATGCAATCAACAAGAAAGAGGAGTTTCTGAAAGAG GTTGAGATTCTTAGTCAACTACACCATCCAAACATGGTTTTGTTACTTGGAGCTTGTCCTGATACCGGTTGCCTTGTTTATGAATACATGGACAATGGAAGTCTAGAAGACTATATTTTCAAGAGAAATGAGAAACAGCCTCTTCCTTGGTTTACTCGATTCCATATTGTTTTTGAGATGGCCTGTGGGCTCTCATTCTTACACAACACAAAGCCAGAGCCTATTGTTCATCGAGATATCAAACCTGGCAATATCCTGTTAGACAGGAATTATGTGAGCAAAATTGCGGACGTAGGGCTGGCTAAACTCCTTTCAGATGTCGTGCCTGACAATGTCACAGAGTACAGAGAATCCATGCTTGCCGGTACTCTCCATTACATGGATCCAGAGTATCAGAGGACTGGCACAGTCCGTACAAAATCAGATGTATATGCTTTTGGACTTATAACTCTTCAGCTGATTACTTCTCGCCACGCGCGTGGACTCATTTTGGCTGCTGAAGATGCAGTTATGAAGGGCTCCCTTGGTGATATTTTAGATAAATCAGCTGGTGATTGGCCTCTCAATGAGACATTGGAATTGGCCCAAATTGCCCTTAAATGTGTTGCACTTAGATGCAGGGATAGACCAGATCTTGACACTGAagttcttccacagcttgaaAGACTTTCTGTTGTGGCAGATGCAGGTGCAAGGATAGGAAGAAGAAAGAGTATACACACACCAAGCCAGTATTATTGTCCAATCCTTCAG GAAATAATGGATGATCCGCACGTGGCTGCGGATGGTTTCACCTATGAGTACAGAGCAATCAAAGCATGGCTTAGCAGACACAACGTTTCACCGGTGACAAAGCATAAACTCAGAAATTCTATGTTGATTCCGAACCATACTTTACGTTCTGCCATTCAAGAGTGGAAGTCAGGAGTGTCCTCATTTGATTAG
- the LOC107496886 gene encoding U-box domain-containing protein 34 isoform X2: MMGGVLEFPAGECVPISEADSDVLAAYVQDVKQKSEEIFVPFKELCKSSRMETLLLEDDNPADALLSFISESGIQILVMGPDSSNFITRKLKGPGISATVLRSAPDSCDVYLVARDKIMSKLADSSSFNSQESSSRYSVNSQENKGESGVGICREMSGINTPILKNFRFLSISDRSYIGLQTSSRRSSFDNSSSGDDFEAISLHSFDYVTSAQREQLAMQEEVDRLQLELQNTIAMYKQACEDLAHVRNKTLLLSSESLEEAKRVHASLENEQTLRKVAAEEKEKYLKVMKELEEAKNVLAKESYERQIAELDVLKESIEKKRIVDTLISHDKRYRIYTMDEIKEATNFFSEDLVIGEGGYGKVYKCTLDHTPVAVKVLHPDAINKKEEFLKEVEILSQLHHPNMVLLLGACPDTGCLVYEYMDNGSLEDYIFKRNEKQPLPWFTRFHIVFEMACGLSFLHNTKPEPIVHRDIKPGNILLDRNYVSKIADVGLAKLLSDVVPDNVTEYRESMLAGTLHYMDPEYQRTGTVRTKSDVYAFGLITLQLITSRHARGLILAAEDAVMKGSLGDILDKSAGDWPLNETLELAQIALKCVALRCRDRPDLDTEVLPQLERLSVVADAGARIGRRKSIHTPSQYYCPILQEIMDDPHVAADGFTYEYRAIKAWLSRHNVSPVTKHKLRNSMLIPNHTLRSAIQEWKSGVSSFD; the protein is encoded by the exons AT GATGGGTGGTGTTTTGGAATTCCCAGCTGGAGAGTGTGTTCCGATTTCGGAAGCAGATTCGGATGTCTTAGCAGCTTATGTGCAGGATGTGAAGCAAAAATCTGAAGAAATCTTCGTTCCATTCAAAGAACTATGCAAATCAAGCAGG ATGGAAACCTTGCTACTAGAAGATGACAATCCTGCAGATGCACTTCTAAGCTTTATCTCTGAATCTGGCATCCAGATACTAGTGATGGGTCCTGACTCCTCAAATTTTATTACAAG AAAATTGAAAGGACCAGGGATATCAGCGACCGTTCTAAGAAGTGCTCCTGACAGCTGTGATGTATATCTTGTAGCTAGAGATAAAATTATGTCGAAGTTAGCTGATTCTTCATCTTTTAATTCTCAAG AGAGTAGTTCAAGGTATTCTGTGAATTCTCAAGAAAATAAAGGGGAAAGTGGTGTAGGGATTTGCAGAGAAATGTCCGGAATTAATACtccaattctaaaaaattttcgatttttatCGATATCAGACCGTAGTTATATTGGTCTACAAACATCCAGTCGCAGGAGCTCATTTGATAATTCTAGCAGTGGTGATGATTTTGAAGCTATTAGCCTCCACTCATTCGACTATGTAACTTCTGCGCAACGTGAACAG TTAGCAATGCAAGAAGAAGTGGATCGGCTACAGCTGGAGTTGCAGAATACTATTGCTATGTACAAACAAGCCTGTGAAGACCTAGCTCATGTTCGAAACAAG ACCCTTCTACTTTCTTCTGAATCTCTTGAAGAAGCTAAAAGAGTACATGCTTCCCTTGAAAACGAGCAGACTTTGAGAAAAGTTGCTGctgaagagaaagagaagtatTTAAAAGTTATGAAGGAACTTGAGGAGGCAAAAAACGTGCTTGCCAAAGAGTCGTATGAAAGACAGATTGCTGAACTTGATGTCCTTAAAGAATCCatagaaaaaaagagaatagtCGATACATTGATCTCACATGACAAGAGATACAGAATTTACACCATGGATGAAATCAAGGAAGCAACAAATTTCTTCTCTGAGGACTTGGTAATTGGTGAAGGAGGGTATGGGAAAGTTTACAAGTGCACTCTGGATCACACACCAGTAGCAGTAAAGGTTCTCCATCCAGATGCAATCAACAAGAAAGAGGAGTTTCTGAAAGAG GTTGAGATTCTTAGTCAACTACACCATCCAAACATGGTTTTGTTACTTGGAGCTTGTCCTGATACCGGTTGCCTTGTTTATGAATACATGGACAATGGAAGTCTAGAAGACTATATTTTCAAGAGAAATGAGAAACAGCCTCTTCCTTGGTTTACTCGATTCCATATTGTTTTTGAGATGGCCTGTGGGCTCTCATTCTTACACAACACAAAGCCAGAGCCTATTGTTCATCGAGATATCAAACCTGGCAATATCCTGTTAGACAGGAATTATGTGAGCAAAATTGCGGACGTAGGGCTGGCTAAACTCCTTTCAGATGTCGTGCCTGACAATGTCACAGAGTACAGAGAATCCATGCTTGCCGGTACTCTCCATTACATGGATCCAGAGTATCAGAGGACTGGCACAGTCCGTACAAAATCAGATGTATATGCTTTTGGACTTATAACTCTTCAGCTGATTACTTCTCGCCACGCGCGTGGACTCATTTTGGCTGCTGAAGATGCAGTTATGAAGGGCTCCCTTGGTGATATTTTAGATAAATCAGCTGGTGATTGGCCTCTCAATGAGACATTGGAATTGGCCCAAATTGCCCTTAAATGTGTTGCACTTAGATGCAGGGATAGACCAGATCTTGACACTGAagttcttccacagcttgaaAGACTTTCTGTTGTGGCAGATGCAGGTGCAAGGATAGGAAGAAGAAAGAGTATACACACACCAAGCCAGTATTATTGTCCAATCCTTCAG GAAATAATGGATGATCCGCACGTGGCTGCGGATGGTTTCACCTATGAGTACAGAGCAATCAAAGCATGGCTTAGCAGACACAACGTTTCACCGGTGACAAAGCATAAACTCAGAAATTCTATGTTGATTCCGAACCATACTTTACGTTCTGCCATTCAAGAGTGGAAGTCAGGAGTGTCCTCATTTGATTAG